The following are encoded together in the Brassica napus cultivar Da-Ae chromosome A9, Da-Ae, whole genome shotgun sequence genome:
- the LOC125578531 gene encoding cytochrome P450 71B4-like has protein sequence MSTLLFLFLVLFIPIFFLLYTKKINNMKDNLPPGPTKLPVIGNLHQLQGLLHRCLHDLSKKHGPVLFLRQGFVQMVVLSSSEAAEEALKTHDLECCNRPMTIALLKFSRNGKDIAFAPYEVSRELRKLSILNFLSAKKVRSFRYIREEETDLMIKKLKESAQKKSPVDLSKTLFHLSASIVFRAAFGQSFLENKHINKEEIEELMYEAQRINSYKFSDLFPIAGVGWFIDFVSGQHKRFHNVFSKIDTFLNLIVNDHHQLKSQTQDRPDIVDSLLHMIHKQEQDESFKLTIDHLKGIISNIYIAGVDSNAIIMIWAMAELVRNPRVMKKAQEEIRTCIGINSKEKLVEEDLDKLQYSWKKNKEDVDMEEAGYVTTVKKVPLELVPSPIFAIGGVIES, from the exons atgtcGACTCTTCTATTTCTCTTCTTGGTTCTATTCATCCCCATTTTCTTCTTATTATACACCAAGAAGATCAATAACATGAAAGATAATCTTCCTCCAGGCCCAACAAAGCTTCCAGTCATCGGAAACCTACATCAGCTCCAAGGGTTGCTTCACAGATGCCTTCACGATCTCTCGAAGAAACACGGACCCGTGTTGTTTTTGCGTCAAGGTTTTGTCCAAATGGTGGTTCTCTCATCGAGTGAAGCAGCTGAAGAAGCTCTTAAAACTCATGACCTTGAGTGTTGTAACAGACCTATGACCATTGCCTTATTAAAGTTCTCTCGCAATGGTAAAGACATAGCCTTTGCGCCATATGAGGTTTCTAGAGAGTTACGCAAGCTTTCCATCCTCAACTTTTTAAGCGCGAAAAAGGTTCGATCTTTTAGGTATATAAGAGAGGAAGAAACTGACTTGATGATCAAGAAACTGAAGGAATCGGCTCAGAAGAAATCTCCCGTGGATTTGAGCAAAACCCTTTTTCACCTATCTGCAAGTATTGTATTCAGAGCCGCCTTTGGACAGAGTTTCTTGGAAAACAAGCATATCAATAAGGAAGAGATTGAAGAATTGATGTATGAAGCTCAGAGGATAAATTCTTACAAATTCTCAGATCTTTTCCCCATCGCTGGTGTTGGATGGTTTATAGACTTTGTGTCTGGACAACACAAGAGATTTCACAACGTTTTCAGCAAAATTGATACTTTTCTTAATCTTATAGTTAATGATCATCATCAACTGAAGAGCCAAACTCAAGATCGTCCTGATATAGTCGACTCACTCTTACATATGAtacataaacaagaacaagatgaATCTTTCAAGCTCACCATTGATCATCTCAAAGGAATCATCTCA aatatatatatagctggAGTAGACTCAAACGCCATCATCATGATTTGGGCAATGGCAGAGCTCGTTAGAAATCCTAGAGTCATGAAAAAAGCTCAAGAAGAGATACGGACTTGCATTGGAATCAACTCAAAGGAGAAACTCGTGGAAGAAGATCTTGATAAGCTTCAGTACTCGTGGAAGAAGAACAAGGAAGATGTGGACATGGAAGAAGCTGGGTATGTCACTACTGTTAAGAAAGTTCCACTTGAGCTTGTTCCGAGTCCGATCTTCGCCATTGGTGGGGTAATAGAATCTTGA
- the LOC125578528 gene encoding DNA-directed RNA polymerase 3, chloroplastic: protein MASPAAPSPSLSLYQTSLFHPQTSLVTWLKPPSSSALFRRKPTKRLLPPISAASSSSSSTSLSLTEKPTTVHFHGNLIETFESHDSFAGAIKGAAFTENPVERNELSATRRLFTQDPPWISALFLKGLTKMTVKIERKDIDKRKFDSLRRRQVKEETEAWERMVEEYRDLEKEMCEKSLAPNLPYVKHMFLGWFQPLKEVIEREQRLQKNKSKKVRAAYAPHIELLPADKMAVIVMHKMMGLVMSGHEDGCIQVVQAAVSIGIAIEHEVRIHNFLKRTRKNNAGDSQEELKDKQLLRKRVNSLIRRKRIIDALKVVKSEGIKPWGRATQAKLGSRLLELLMETAYVQPPLTQSGDSIPEFRPAFRHKFKTVTKYPGSKLVRRYGVIECDSLLLAGLDKSAKHMLIPYVPMLVPPKRWRGYDKGGYLFLPSYIMRTHGSKKQQDALKDISSKTAHRVFEALDTLGNTKWRVNRKILDVVERLWADGGNIAGLVNREDVPIPEKPSSEDPEELQSWKWSVRKAKKTNRERHSLRCDVELKLSVARKMKDEEGFYYPHNLDFRGRAYPMHPHLNHLSSDLCRGTLEFAEGRPLGKSGLYWLKIHLANLYAGGVEKLSHEGRLAFVENHLDDIMDSAENAIHGRRWWLKAEDPFQCLAACVVLAQALKSPSPYSVISHLPIHQDGSCNGLQHYAALGRDSFEAAAVNLVAGEKPADVYSEISLRVHEIMKKDSSKDPESNPTAALAKILINQVDRKLVKQTVMTSVYGVTYVGAREQIKRRLEEKGVITDERMLFSAACYSAKVTLAALGEIFEAARAIMSWLGDCAKIIATDNHPVRWTTPLGLPVVQPYCRSERHLIRTSLQVLALQREGNTVDVRKQRTAFPPNFVHSLDGTHMMMTAVACREAGLNFAGVHDSYWTHACDVDTMNRILREKFVELYSTPILEDLLQSFQESYPNLVFPPVPKRGGFDLKEVLKSQYFFN from the exons atGGCTTCCCCCGCGGcgccttctccttctctctccctATACCAAACCTCTCTCTTTCACCCCCAAACTTCCCTCGTCACCTGGCTTAAACCTCCTTCCTCCTCCGCCCTCTTCCGCCGCAAACCCACCAAACGCCTCCTACCTCCGATCTCAGcagcttcttcctcctcctcttccacctcTCTCTCCCTCACCGAGAAGCCCACCACCGTCCATTTCCACGGAAACCTCATCGAGACCTTCGAGAGCCACGACTCCTTCGCCGGAGCCATCAAAGGAGCCGCCTTTACCGAGAATCCCGTCGAAAGGAACGAACTTTCCGCAACGAGGAGGCTCTTCACGCAAGACCCACCATGGATCTCCGCCTTGTTCCTCAAGGGTCTGACTAAAATGACTGTGAAGATCGAGCGGAAGGACATCGACAAGAGGAAGTTCGATTCCCTGAGGAGGCGGCAGGTGAAGGAGGAGACAGAGGCCTGGGAGAGGATGGTTGAAGAGTACAGAGACTTGGAGAAGGAGATGTGCGAGAAGAGCCTCGCTCCCAACTTGCCTTACGTGAAACACATGTTCCTGGGTTGGTTCCAGCCGTTGAAAGAGGTGATAGAGAGGGAGCAGAGGCTGCAGAAGAACAAGAGCAAGAAGGTCAGAGCGGCTTATGCGCCTCACATCGAGCTCTTGCCTGCTGATAAAATGGCTGTTATTGTGATGCATAAGATGATGGGTTTGGTTATGTCTGGACATGAGGATGGGTGTATCCAAGTTGTTCAAGCTGCTGTTAGTATTGGCATAGCTATAGAGCATGAG gtGAGGATTCATAACTTCTTGAAGAGAACTCGGAAGAACAATGCAGGGGACTCACAGGAGGAGTTGAAGGATAAGCAGTTGCTTAGGAAACGTGTCAACAGTTTGATTCGTAGGAAAAGGATTATTGATGCATTAAAAGTGGTGAAAAGTGAAGGTATCAAACCATGGGGGCGAGCTACACAAGCTAAG CTTGGAAGCCGTCTGCTAGAACTATTGATGGAAACAGCTTATGTGCAACCTCCACTGACCCAGTCAGGAGACTCTATACCCGAGTTTCGACCTGCTTTCAGACACAAATTTAAAACCGTCACCAAGTATCCAGG GTCAAAGCTGGTGAGGAGATATGGGGTTATTGAATGTGACTCGCTTCTCCTTGCAGGACTGGATAAATCT GCTAAGCATATGTTAATTCCTTATGTTCCAATGTTGGTACCACCAAAGAGATGGAGAGG ATATGACAAGGGTGGTTATTTGTTTTTGCCTTCCTACATTATGCGTACTCATGGATCCAAAAAGCAGCAAGATGCACTTAAAGATATTAGTTCCAAGACTGCCCATAGAGTATTTGAG GCGTTGGATACACTTGGGAACACCAAGTGGAGAGTTAATAGGAAAATACTTGATGTGGTAGAAAGGCTCTGGGCTGATGGAGGCAACATTGCAGGCTTAGTTAATCGGGAAGAC GTTCCCATACCAGAGAAACCTTCCTCTGAGGATCCAGAAGAACTCCAATCCTGGAAATGGAGTGTACGAAAGGCCAAGAAGACCAACAGAGAGAGACATTCTCTAAGATGTGATGTTGAGCTCAAGCTTTCT GTGGCTAGAAAAATGAAAGACGAGGAAGGATTCTACTACCCTCACAATCTCGACTTCAGGGGCCGTGCATACCCAATGCATCCTCATCTGAATCATCTGAGTTCTGATCTCTGCCGTGGAACCCTTGAGTTTGCTGAAGGACGACCGCTTGGAAAGTCAGGCTTGTACTGGCTGAAAATACATTTAGCGAACCTCTACGCAGGCGGTGTTGAAAAGCTTTCGCACGAGGGGCGTCTGGCTTTTGTGGAAAACCATTTGGATGATATAATGGACTCAGCTGAAAATGCTATTCATGGGAGACGATGGTGGTTGAAGGCTGAGGATCCGTTTCAGTGTTTAGCTGCTTGTGTAGTACTGGCACAGGCCTTGAAAAGTCCTTCTCCTTACTCTGTAATCTCCCACTTGCCTATACATCAG GATGGGTCATGCAATGGTCTACAACATTATGCAGCTTTGGGAAGAGATAGT TTTGAAGCTGCGGCAGTTAATCTAGTTGCGGGAGAAAAACCAGCTGATGTCTATTCTGAGATTTCATTGAG GGTCCATGAAATAATGAAGAAGGACAGCAGCAAGGATCCTGAGTCGAACCCAACCGCTGCATTGGCAAAGATCCTTATCAATCAA GTGGACAGGAAGCTGGTAAAGCAGACGGTGATGACGTCGGTATATGGAGTCACATATGTCGGAGCGCGTGAACAAATCAAAAGGAGGTTAGAGGAGAAAGGTGTTATCACTGACGAGAGAATGTTATTTTCTGCGGCTTGTTACTCAGCAAAA GTGACACTAGCCGCCCTGGGAGAGATATTTGAAGCGGCACGTGCCATTATGAGCTGGCTTGGTGATTGTGCAAAG ATAATCGCTACAGATAATCATCCAGTGCGATGGACAACACCTCTTGGACTTCCTGTTGTGCAACCCTATTGCAGAAGTGAAAGACATCTG ATAAGAACATCTCTTCAGGTTTTGGCTCTGCAGCGAGAGGGTAACACG GTGGATGTTAGGAAACAAAGAACAGCGTTTCCTCCAAACTTTGTGCACTCGCTGGACGGCACTCACATGATGATGACTGCGGTTGCATGTCGGGAAGCTGGCCTAAACTTTGCAGGTGTGCATGACTCCTACTGGACGCATGCATGTGATGTTGACACAATGAACAGAATACTTAGAGAGAAATTCGTTGAGCTCTACAGCACACCCATCCTTGAAGAT TTACTCCAAAGTTTCCAAGAGTCATACCCGAATCTGGTGTTTCCTCCGGTACCAAAAAGAGGTGGTTTCGATTTAAAGGAAGTGCTCAAATCACAGTACTTCTTCAACTGA
- the LOC125578529 gene encoding F-box/LRR-repeat protein At3g58930-like: MDRLSSLPDELLHQILSLLPTKSAVVTSSLSKRWLNLWKLNPNLDIDDSLFIHPQHGKGESQHIRQSFVRFVDSVLAMQGDSPINTFSLKCITGIHPDTVNRWIRNVLQRGVSDLSLFTDFTCEDTEEDSYQLPRELFLSRTLVKLNLRSEHCVDWWWPGGIWSDSLALGVLKSLSIDSDLIFCGEVEEFIPSFTALEELRMGSMEWRESDVTVSSATLRTMSLHGTGCEEFVNPTSVSFDTPNLRVLSYYDLVAEDYPLVNMKKLCDATINLILTDKQVKRLREPNNEFWEEEEDEVEDEGNVLVNFGNVVKLMNGIQNVQKLSFTADTLEVLSQCCDTMPVFNNLKFLGITSEEGRGWQAMPALLKNCPRLETIILEGLLHYVTDKCGDACPCISREGKGRSLRACPVNRLEIQGFRATMKEMTMIKHFLDYFPGLKRLDVVIEDNEPTQLRNPELSKCVKEMFSLYSRLYPSCSVELMVSSFLQKKWRAQGHI, encoded by the exons ATGGATCGTCTCAGCAGTCTACCAGACGAGCTTCTCCATCAAATCCTCTCCCTCCTCCCCACAAAGTCCGCCGTTGTGACTTCCTCCCTCTCAAAGAGATGGCTCAACCTCTGGAAACTCAATCCCAACCTCGACATCGACGACTCCCTCTTCATCCATCCCCAACATGGCAAAGGAGAGAGCCAACACATTCGTCAGAGCTTCGTCCGCTTCGTGGACAGCGTACTCGCTATGCAGGGCGACTCTCCCATCAACACCTTCTCCCTAAAATGCATCACCGGCATCCATCCAGACACCGTCAACCGTTGGATACGCAACGTCCTGCAACGCGGCGTTTCGGACCTCAGCCTCTTCACTGATTTCACTTGCGAGGATACCGAAGAGGATAGCTACCAGTTGCCTAGAGAGTTGTTCCTTAGTAGGACGCTCGTTAAGCTGAATCTAAGAAGCGAGCATTGCGTTGACTGGTGGTGGCCGGGCGGAATCTGGAGCGATTCTTTAGCCTTAGGTGTGCTTAAGAGTCTTAGCATTGACTCTGACTTGATTTTCTGCGGCGAGGTTGAAGAGTTTATTCCTTCTTTCACTGCCCTTGAGGAGCTGCGGATGGGTAGCATGGAGTGGAGAGAGTCGGATGTGACTGTGTCGAGTGCCACCCTGAGAACGATGAGTCTCCACGGCACGGGGTGTGAAGAGTTTGTGAATCCGACTAGCGTTTCTTTTGATACTCCGAACCTGCGTGTGTTAAGCTACTATGACTTGGTTGCGGAAGACTATCCGTTGGTTAATATGAAGAAGTTGTGTGATGCTACTATCAATCTTATACTAACTGATAAACAGGTTAAGCGACTAAGAGAGCCGAACAATGAGTtttgggaggaggaggaggatgaggtTGAGGATGAGGGTAATGTTCTTGTCAACTTTGGTAATGTGGTGAAGCTCATGAATGGGATACAGAATGTTCAGAAGCTTTCCTTCACTGCTGATACTCTCGAG GTGCTTTCCCAATGCTGTGATACAATGCCAGTGTTCAACAACCTCAAGTTCTTAGGCATTACGAGTGAAGAGGGTAGAGGATGGCAAGCAATGCCAGCTCTTCTTAAGAACTGTCCgcgtttagaaactataatccTTGAG GGTCTGTTACATTATGTAACTGATAAGTGTGGGGATGCTTGTCCCTGCATATCTAGGGAAGGCAAAGGTCGTTCACTCAGGGCTTGTCCGGTGAATAGGTTGGAGATTCAGGGGTTTCGAGCAACGATGAAAGAGATGACCATGATAAAGCATTTCTTGGACTATTTTCCAGGTTTGAAGAGGCTTGACGTCGTCATTGAAGACAACGAACCTACGCAGCTCAGAAACCCGGAGTTGTCTAAGTGTGTCAAGGAGATGTTCAGTCTCTACAGCAGGTTGTATCCGAGTTGCAGCGTCGAGCTCATGGTGAGTAGTTTCTTGCAAAAGAAGTGGCGTGCACAAGGACATATCTGA
- the LOC125578530 gene encoding uncharacterized protein LOC125578530, whose amino-acid sequence MKSRNLRPASKLPVKLEIVEDFLEEENGPANKRSKLWSNGTSVSLIPPNLLDEPSPLGLSLRKSPSLQDLIQMRLSQSVKKETIANASSLVGTVEKLKASNFPATVLRIGQWEYKSRYEGDLVAKCYFAKHKLVWEVLEQGLKSKIEIQWSDIMALKASCPEDEPGTLTIVLARRPLFYRETNPQPRKHTLWQATSDFTDGQASMNRQHFLQCLPGILNKHIEKLLQCDHRLFCLSQEPEMNFDTLFSDTRQSIFEDPSVSGAQSSSEHMSLSHDALSPSSVMDARAIEGGVGARNWNQIHQSISMNDFLAFLSDQANCENNPEFEDMKQLLLSDTQTETSDEKSVMSKVNSFYNLLETAANDGKEIGLDNNNNSNKRHNKTEEGSIVLDHASSSMSRKDSFTDLLAHLPRITSLPKFLFNISEEDGDA is encoded by the exons ATGAAATCGAGGAATCTAAGACCGGCGTCCAAGTTACCGGTCAAACTAGAGATCGTCGAGGATTTTCTGGAAGAAGAGAACGGTCCTGCTAACAAGCGATCTAAG CTATGGAGCAATGGAACAAGCGTGTCTCTTATACCACCGAACCTACTTGATGAGCCAAGTCCTTTGGGACTGAGCCTAAGAAAGAGCCCATCTCTGCAAGATCTCATTCAGATGAGACTCTCTCAAAGTGTTAAGAAAGAAACCATAGCCAATGCTTCTTCTCTTGTCGGAACCGTTGAGAAgctcaaagcttcaaacttccCTGCTACCGTTCTCAGGATTGGCCAATGGGAG TACAAATCGAGGTACGAAGGTGATCTGGTGGCGAAATGTTACTTTGCAAAACACAAACTTGTGTGGGAAGTGTTGGAACAAGGACTTAAGAGCAAGATCGAGATTCAATGGTCAGATATAATGGCGTTGAAGGCAAGTTGTCCAGAAGATGAGCCTGGAACGTTGACCATCGTG CTCGCAAGGCGACCATTGTTTTACAGGGAGACTAATCCGCAGCCTAGGAAGCATACTTTGTGGCAGGCAACATCAGATTTTACTGATGGTCAAGCCAGCATGAACAG GCAACATTTTCTGCAATGtctcccagggatattgaacaAGCATATAGAGAAGCTTCTCCAGTGCGATCATCGCTTGTTCTGTCTAAGCCAAGAGCCTGAGATGAATTTCGACACGCTCTTCTCTGATACACGGCAGTCTATATTCGAGGATCCTTCAGTGTCTGGGGCTCAGTCATCATCAGAACATATGTCTCTGTCTCATGACGCACTCTCGCCTAGCTCAG TGATGGATGCTCGTGCAATCGAAGGAGGAGTCGGTGCAAGAAACTGGAATCAGATACACCAATCTATCTCGATGAACGACTTCCTTGCGTTTCTGTCGGATCAAGCTAACTGTGAGAACAACCCTGAGTTTGAGGACATGAAACAGCTGCTGCTAAGCGACACGCAGACCGAGACATCGGATGAGAAGTCTGTAATGTCGAAGGTGAACTCTTTCTACAACCTCTTGGAGACCGCTGCTAACGATGGGAAAGAGATTGGGCtagataacaacaacaacagcaacaagAGACACAACAAAACTGAAGAAGGCAGTATAGTTCTTGATCATGCTTCGAGCAGCATGTCAAGGAAAGACTCGTTTACCGATCTGTTAGCACACCTTCCTAGGATCACATCCCTACCAAAGTTCTTGTTCAATATTTCAGAAGAAGACGGTGATGCATAA
- the LOC125578217 gene encoding F-box/LRR-repeat protein At3g58930-like, which yields MGSMEWRESDVTVSSATLRTMSLHGTGCEEFVNPTSVSFDTPNLRVLSYYDLVAEDYPLVNMKKLCDATINLILTDKQVKRLREPNNEFWEEEEDEVEDEGNVLVNFGNVVKLMNGIQNVQKLSFTADTLEVLSQCCDTMPVFNNLKFLGITSEEGRGWQAMPALLKNCPRLETIILREGKGRSLRACPVNRLEIQGFRATMKEMTMIKHFLDYFPGLKRLDVVIEDNEPTQLRNPELSKCVKEMFSLYSRLYPSCSVELMVSSFLQKKWRAQGHI from the exons ATGGGTAGCATGGAGTGGAGAGAGTCGGATGTGACTGTGTCGAGTGCCACCCTGAGAACGATGAGTCTCCACGGCACGGGGTGTGAAGAGTTTGTGAATCCGACTAGCGTTTCTTTTGATACTCCGAACCTGCGTGTGTTAAGCTACTATGACTTGGTTGCGGAAGACTATCCGTTGGTTAATATGAAGAAGTTGTGTGATGCTACTATCAATCTTATACTAACTGATAAACAGGTTAAGCGACTAAGAGAGCCGAACAATGAGTtttgggaggaggaggaggatgaggtTGAGGATGAGGGTAATGTTCTTGTCAACTTTGGTAATGTGGTGAAGCTCATGAATGGGATACAGAATGTTCAGAAGCTTTCCTTCACTGCTGATACTCTCGAG GTGCTTTCCCAATGCTGTGATACAATGCCAGTGTTCAACAACCTCAAGTTCTTAGGCATTACGAGTGAAGAGGGTAGAGGATGGCAAGCAATGCCAGCTCTTCTTAAGAACTGTCCgcgtttagaaactataatccTGAG GGAAGGCAAAGGTCGTTCACTCAGGGCTTGTCCGGTGAATAGGTTGGAGATTCAGGGGTTTCGAGCAACGATGAAAGAGATGACCATGATAAAGCATTTCTTGGACTATTTTCCAGGTTTGAAGAGGCTTGACGTCGTCATTGAAGACAACGAACCTACGCAGCTCAGAAACCCGGAGTTGTCTAAGTGTGTCAAGGAGATGTTCAGTCTCTACAGCAGGTTGTATCCGAGTTGCAGCGTCGAGCTCATGGTGAGTAGTTTCTTGCAAAAGAAGTGGCGTGCACAAGGACATATCTGA